The Corynebacterium jeddahense genome has a window encoding:
- a CDS encoding IS1249 family transposase, whose product MPKNQPRCQVCGGEMKRNGKTSANRTRWRCKNCGASTTKQRPDITNSAAFAAFIAHLTTGASLNTAAAEAGCHPRTLQRRFEHFWLVDIPDPTIGHEGRVYDQVFLDGTYTAGGCLIVAATLDHVIAWHWCTRETTRDYQRLLERIPAPLIAVIDGGQGAASAIKTCWPTTKVQRCLVHAQRVVRRHTTARPRTDAGRAIYQLALNLTKITDLDEAAAWGAQLHEYGTIYRDWMNQKTWTTDPATRQRTWSWTHERTRKAYNSLNHLWRNQLLFVYLDPPDGVLDASRIKSTTNSLEGGINAQLKLLARTHRGRSGEHQRRMLEWWLYLQTELPDDPVEIARQSNWGQDQLAKVSTLTHNENQADHETGRPALYDNAIDTNYTHSIGIQKGHI is encoded by the coding sequence ATGCCGAAGAACCAACCCCGCTGCCAGGTGTGCGGCGGCGAGATGAAACGCAATGGAAAGACTTCTGCCAACCGCACCCGGTGGCGGTGCAAGAACTGCGGCGCTTCCACCACCAAGCAGCGCCCCGATATCACCAACTCCGCAGCCTTCGCAGCATTTATCGCCCACCTCACGACCGGTGCAAGCTTGAACACCGCTGCCGCCGAAGCAGGGTGTCATCCTCGTACCCTGCAACGCCGGTTTGAACACTTCTGGCTAGTTGATATCCCCGATCCCACAATCGGGCACGAAGGCCGGGTTTACGACCAGGTCTTTCTTGACGGCACCTACACCGCCGGTGGGTGTCTCATCGTGGCCGCCACCTTGGATCACGTCATCGCCTGGCACTGGTGCACACGTGAAACCACCCGCGACTACCAAAGACTTCTCGAACGTATCCCCGCACCCCTGATCGCTGTCATCGACGGCGGCCAAGGTGCTGCCAGCGCGATCAAGACATGCTGGCCCACAACGAAAGTGCAGCGCTGCCTCGTCCACGCCCAACGCGTGGTACGCCGGCACACCACCGCACGCCCACGCACCGATGCAGGACGAGCGATCTACCAGCTTGCGCTCAACCTCACGAAAATCACCGATCTTGACGAAGCCGCCGCGTGGGGTGCGCAGCTGCACGAATACGGCACTATCTACCGCGACTGGATGAACCAGAAAACGTGGACAACCGACCCGGCGACACGGCAACGCACCTGGTCATGGACACATGAACGCACCCGCAAGGCCTACAACAGCCTCAACCACCTATGGCGCAACCAGCTGTTATTTGTCTATCTCGACCCACCCGACGGTGTCCTCGATGCCAGCCGGATCAAATCCACCACCAACAGCCTAGAAGGCGGCATCAACGCCCAACTGAAACTGCTGGCCCGCACCCACCGCGGCAGATCCGGGGAGCATCAACGCCGGATGCTGGAGTGGTGGCTGTATCTGCAAACGGAACTGCCTGACGATCCGGTAGAGATCGCCAGGCAGTCCAACTGGGGCCAGGACCAACTCGCCAAAGTATCCACCCTGACCCACAACGAGAACCAAGCCGACCACGAAACCGGACGACCAGCCCTCTACGACAACGCTATCGACACCAACTACACACACTCAATCGGCATCCAAAAAGGCCACATCTAA
- the secE gene encoding preprotein translocase subunit SecE, with translation MTNPNGQNAAQPTGKRQLRGAAPVSSDSYEAKRAPALVDADGEKTGKGVAAFPGEVASEMRKVIWPTGRQMLNYTLIVFAFLVVLTIFVWGIDALSAWVIRWIFIR, from the coding sequence GTGACTAACCCCAACGGTCAGAACGCGGCGCAGCCGACCGGTAAGCGTCAGCTGCGCGGCGCCGCTCCGGTGTCCTCGGATTCCTACGAGGCGAAGCGCGCGCCTGCGCTCGTCGACGCGGACGGCGAGAAGACCGGCAAGGGCGTCGCGGCGTTCCCGGGCGAGGTCGCCTCCGAGATGCGCAAGGTCATCTGGCCGACCGGGCGCCAGATGCTCAACTACACGCTTATCGTCTTCGCGTTCCTGGTGGTGCTCACCATCTTCGTGTGGGGCATCGACGCCCTCTCCGCCTGGGTGATTCGTTGGATCTTCATCCGCTAG
- the nusG gene encoding transcription termination/antitermination protein NusG → MTEANNDVNGALENNEQEMIDEGAPVQPGTDPVREGDDDPAGTEGGDSSDEEGESHAEAEAEAEAESGAEAEDADDSEYKRRLREYTRELKKQPGDWYIIQSYSGYENKVKTNLEMRSQTLEVEDSIYEVVVPVEQVLEKNKDGKNKLVKRKLLPGYVLVRMDMNDAAWSVVRETPGVTSFVGNEGNATPVKHRDVAKFLLPKSAATGAKPEVNAEGETVVAMPDDEAPKQVAHDYQVGEAVTILSGALASVSATINAIDPETGKIEALVSIFGRETPVELTADQIERIM, encoded by the coding sequence ATGACTGAGGCGAACAACGACGTCAACGGCGCGCTCGAGAACAACGAGCAAGAGATGATCGACGAGGGCGCTCCCGTGCAGCCGGGCACCGACCCCGTCCGCGAGGGCGACGACGACCCGGCCGGCACCGAGGGCGGTGACTCCTCCGACGAGGAGGGTGAGAGTCACGCCGAGGCCGAGGCCGAGGCCGAGGCCGAGTCCGGCGCTGAGGCTGAGGACGCCGACGACAGCGAGTACAAGCGCCGCCTGCGCGAGTACACCCGCGAGCTGAAGAAGCAGCCCGGCGACTGGTACATCATCCAGAGCTACTCCGGCTACGAGAACAAGGTGAAGACCAACCTCGAGATGCGCAGCCAGACCCTCGAGGTCGAAGACTCCATCTACGAGGTCGTCGTGCCCGTCGAACAGGTGCTGGAGAAGAACAAGGACGGCAAGAACAAGCTGGTCAAGCGCAAGCTGCTGCCCGGCTACGTGCTCGTGCGCATGGACATGAACGACGCCGCCTGGTCCGTGGTCCGCGAGACGCCCGGCGTGACGTCGTTCGTGGGCAACGAGGGCAACGCGACGCCGGTGAAGCACCGCGACGTGGCCAAGTTCCTCCTGCCGAAGTCCGCCGCAACCGGGGCGAAGCCCGAGGTCAATGCGGAGGGCGAGACCGTTGTCGCCATGCCGGACGACGAGGCCCCGAAGCAGGTCGCCCACGACTACCAGGTCGGCGAGGCCGTCACCATCCTCTCCGGTGCGCTCGCGAGCGTGTCCGCGACGATCAACGCCATCGACCCGGAGACCGGCAAGATCGAGGCGCTCGTGTCCATCTTCGGCCGCGAGACCCCGGTCGAGCTCACCGCCGACCAGATCGAGCGGATCATGTAG
- the rplK gene encoding 50S ribosomal protein L11, which yields MAKKKVTGLIKLQIEAGMANPAPPVGPALGAHGVNIVEFTKAYNAATESMRGNIVPVEITVYEDRSFDFVLKSPPAASLLLKAAGLQKGSGVPHTQKVGKVTWEQCKEIAETKKNDLNARDIEAGAAIIAGTARSMGIEVEK from the coding sequence ATGGCTAAGAAGAAGGTCACTGGCCTGATCAAGCTTCAGATCGAAGCTGGCATGGCAAACCCGGCCCCGCCGGTCGGCCCGGCGCTCGGTGCTCACGGCGTGAACATCGTCGAGTTCACCAAGGCGTACAACGCCGCGACCGAGTCCATGCGCGGCAACATCGTCCCGGTGGAGATCACGGTCTACGAGGACCGCTCCTTCGACTTCGTCCTGAAGTCCCCGCCGGCCGCGTCCCTGCTGCTCAAGGCCGCCGGTCTGCAGAAGGGCTCCGGCGTCCCGCACACCCAGAAGGTCGGTAAGGTCACCTGGGAGCAGTGCAAGGAGATCGCCGAGACCAAGAAGAACGACCTCAACGCCCGCGACATCGAGGCTGGCGCCGCGATCATCGCTGGCACCGCCCGCTCCATGGGCATCGAGGTCGAGAAGTAA
- the rplA gene encoding 50S ribosomal protein L1: protein MAKKSKRYLEQLAKVDRDNLYHPLDAVTLAKETASDKYDATIDVAMRLSVDPRKADQLVRGTVNLPHGTGKSVRVAVFAEGENATKAKEAGADIVGTDELIEQINNGQLDFDVAIATPDQMAKVGRVARVLGPRGLMPNPKTGTVTPDVAKAIQDSKGGKIAFRVDKASNLHAIIGKASFTPEQLAENYGALLDEVNRLKPASAKGVYLKKVTVSATQGPGVPVDTSVEKNYATKA, encoded by the coding sequence ATGGCTAAGAAGTCCAAGCGCTACCTTGAGCAGCTCGCCAAGGTCGACCGCGACAACCTGTACCACCCGCTCGACGCCGTCACCCTCGCGAAGGAGACCGCCTCGGACAAGTACGACGCCACTATCGACGTCGCAATGCGCCTCTCCGTCGACCCGCGCAAGGCCGACCAGCTCGTGCGCGGCACCGTGAACCTGCCGCACGGCACCGGTAAGTCCGTGCGCGTCGCCGTCTTCGCCGAGGGCGAGAACGCCACCAAGGCGAAGGAAGCCGGCGCCGACATCGTGGGTACCGACGAGCTCATCGAGCAGATCAACAACGGCCAGCTCGACTTCGACGTCGCCATCGCGACGCCGGACCAGATGGCCAAGGTCGGCCGCGTCGCCCGCGTCCTCGGCCCGCGCGGCCTCATGCCGAACCCGAAGACGGGCACGGTGACCCCGGACGTCGCGAAGGCGATCCAGGACTCCAAGGGCGGCAAGATCGCCTTCCGCGTTGACAAGGCGTCGAACCTGCACGCCATCATCGGCAAGGCGTCGTTCACCCCGGAGCAGCTCGCCGAGAACTACGGCGCGCTCCTCGACGAGGTCAACCGCCTCAAGCCGGCGTCCGCGAAGGGCGTGTACCTGAAGAAGGTCACCGTCTCCGCGACCCAGGGCCCGGGCGTGCCGGTGGACACCTCCGTGGAGAAGAACTACGCCACCAAGGCATAG
- a CDS encoding HNH endonuclease signature motif containing protein: MNPFEALALAVGAGAIDALAHYDRDALTTAGVKPDTLREWARIHTVYYGPTRYRAQQRRALTLARDNGTSLDKLVFIEKHLTRFTGTEQWKLRHALLCVRGTYETLRRRANDILPTAEPQPAKKQMTFSAPKHGRTRITITADDRRAADLEHALRHHIDPTQPAAPQMEAAFWNLLDAGETVPAAAPRPMILLPLPEYTRITAGLGDDVILTLTDGTTMTGAEFLSLEFGDTLDVAAFHPEAGAVNLYRTQRLANTKQRDLARLVMPVCAFPGCRHGAQACEIHHVTAWKHGGETNLDNLAPLCRYHNRVNDDDPSRNKRGHIAMIRGAPWWISPHGTPVKNSNRGAIDQLFGHEKAPR; encoded by the coding sequence ATGAACCCATTCGAAGCACTCGCACTCGCGGTTGGGGCCGGCGCCATCGACGCCCTCGCCCACTACGACCGCGACGCGCTCACCACCGCCGGCGTCAAACCCGACACGCTGCGCGAATGGGCACGCATCCACACCGTCTACTACGGGCCAACCCGCTACCGCGCCCAGCAACGCCGCGCGCTCACCCTCGCCCGCGACAACGGCACAAGCCTGGACAAACTCGTCTTCATCGAAAAACACCTCACCCGCTTCACCGGCACCGAGCAATGGAAACTACGCCACGCCCTGCTTTGCGTACGCGGCACCTACGAAACCCTGCGCCGCCGCGCCAACGACATCCTCCCCACCGCCGAACCTCAACCGGCGAAAAAACAAATGACGTTTTCCGCCCCCAAACACGGACGCACCCGCATCACCATCACCGCCGACGACCGCCGCGCCGCCGACCTCGAACACGCCCTCCGCCACCACATCGACCCCACCCAACCCGCAGCACCCCAAATGGAAGCCGCGTTCTGGAACCTCCTCGACGCCGGCGAAACCGTCCCCGCCGCCGCACCCCGCCCCATGATCCTCCTGCCCCTACCCGAATACACCCGCATCACCGCAGGATTGGGCGACGACGTCATCCTCACGCTCACCGACGGCACCACCATGACCGGGGCCGAATTCCTCTCGTTAGAGTTCGGCGACACGCTCGACGTCGCCGCGTTCCACCCCGAAGCAGGTGCCGTCAACCTCTACCGCACCCAACGCCTCGCCAACACGAAACAACGCGACCTCGCCCGGCTCGTCATGCCGGTATGCGCGTTCCCCGGCTGCCGCCACGGGGCGCAAGCCTGCGAGATCCACCACGTCACCGCCTGGAAACACGGCGGGGAAACCAACCTGGACAACCTCGCCCCGTTGTGTCGCTACCACAACCGCGTCAACGACGACGACCCATCGCGCAACAAACGCGGCCACATCGCCATGATCCGCGGCGCACCATGGTGGATCAGCCCCCACGGAACCCCAGTGAAAAACTCCAACCGCGGGGCCATAGACCAACTCTTCGGGCACGAAAAAGCGCCCCGGTAG
- a CDS encoding phytoene desaturase family protein: MEAVIIGAGVNALTAAARLAKAGWRVDVFERADRVGGAARTDVIDGRLIDRGAACHPFGAASPAFAQLGLDVEWLRAPIEMAHPLDDGAAFLHRSLAQTAAELGPDARVWRGIHAPVVHHIDAHLANALAPPNRWPAHPLRLAQFGARGAWPAAAVPLRTERARALFAGSAAHAILPPTRAGTAAFGVLFGALGMTRGWPVAKGGSEAVARGLAELVEKHGGRIHCNRDVPHNAPKRRRGPGVHKVDFLLNEPVPWRDPRVGQAATVHLGGTLREIDHAERAIRRGRLPERPFVMAAQQFVADPQRGLSLWTYAHVPAGYRERYPGEVRELITRQVERFAPGFRDVVERVVEASPADLERWDPCLVGGDIANGAHPLIRLPHRLGAGEYLASSAAAPGAGVHGMPGWWAAEAALRDFDPGALSG; this comes from the coding sequence GTGGAAGCGGTCATCATCGGCGCCGGCGTCAACGCGCTCACCGCGGCGGCGCGGCTGGCGAAGGCGGGCTGGCGCGTCGACGTGTTCGAGCGCGCGGACAGGGTCGGCGGCGCCGCGCGCACCGACGTGATCGACGGGCGCCTCATCGACCGTGGCGCGGCCTGCCACCCGTTCGGCGCCGCGTCCCCGGCGTTCGCGCAGCTCGGGCTCGACGTCGAGTGGCTGCGCGCCCCGATCGAGATGGCCCACCCGCTCGACGACGGCGCCGCCTTCCTCCACCGCAGCCTCGCGCAGACCGCCGCCGAGCTCGGCCCCGACGCCCGCGTCTGGCGCGGCATCCACGCCCCGGTCGTCCATCACATCGACGCGCACCTCGCTAACGCCCTCGCCCCACCGAACCGCTGGCCGGCACACCCGCTGCGGCTCGCCCAGTTCGGCGCCCGGGGCGCGTGGCCCGCGGCCGCCGTGCCGCTGCGCACCGAGCGCGCCCGGGCGCTGTTCGCCGGCAGTGCGGCCCACGCCATCCTCCCGCCGACGCGCGCGGGCACGGCCGCGTTCGGCGTGCTGTTCGGCGCGCTCGGGATGACGCGCGGCTGGCCGGTGGCCAAGGGTGGTTCGGAGGCGGTGGCGCGGGGGTTGGCGGAGCTCGTCGAGAAGCATGGCGGGCGAATCCACTGCAACCGCGACGTGCCGCACAACGCGCCGAAACGGCGCCGCGGGCCCGGCGTTCACAAGGTCGACTTCCTGCTCAACGAGCCCGTGCCGTGGCGCGACCCGCGCGTCGGGCAGGCCGCGACGGTGCACCTCGGCGGCACGCTTCGCGAGATCGACCACGCCGAGCGGGCCATCCGCCGCGGCCGGCTGCCCGAGCGCCCGTTCGTCATGGCCGCGCAGCAGTTCGTCGCCGACCCGCAGCGGGGCCTGAGCCTGTGGACGTACGCCCACGTCCCCGCCGGCTACCGCGAGCGCTACCCGGGCGAGGTGCGCGAGCTCATCACCCGCCAGGTCGAGCGGTTTGCGCCCGGCTTCCGCGACGTCGTCGAACGGGTCGTGGAGGCGAGCCCCGCGGACCTCGAGCGCTGGGACCCGTGCCTCGTCGGCGGCGACATCGCGAACGGCGCGCACCCGCTCATCCGCCTCCCGCACCGCCTGGGCGCGGGGGAGTACCTCGCCTCGAGCGCCGCCGCCCCCGGCGCCGGCGTGCACGGGATGCCGGGGTGGTGGGCGGCGGAGGCGGCGCTGCGCGATTTTGATCCCGGCGCCCTTTCCGGCTAA
- the rplJ gene encoding 50S ribosomal protein L10 produces MANPKNTAELEALRGKFAEASSVVLTEYRGLTVGQLQELRGELGFDVEYHVAKNTLIKIAANEQGIEGLDDLLTGPTAVAFIKGDAAVDAAKVMKKFNKDNDAFVIKGGYMDGNVLDASQVDALAEMDNRETTLAKLAGAFQGSLAKAAGLFQAPASKTARLVAALQDKQEAA; encoded by the coding sequence ATGGCAAACCCGAAGAACACTGCGGAGCTCGAAGCGCTCCGTGGCAAGTTCGCCGAGGCGAGCTCCGTCGTGCTCACTGAGTACCGCGGCCTGACCGTGGGTCAGTTGCAGGAGCTGCGCGGTGAGCTGGGCTTCGATGTCGAGTACCACGTCGCCAAGAACACCCTCATCAAGATCGCTGCGAACGAGCAGGGCATCGAGGGCCTCGACGATCTTCTCACCGGCCCGACCGCCGTCGCGTTCATCAAGGGCGACGCGGCCGTCGACGCTGCGAAGGTGATGAAGAAGTTCAACAAGGATAACGACGCGTTCGTGATCAAGGGCGGCTACATGGACGGCAACGTCCTCGACGCTTCCCAGGTCGACGCGCTCGCCGAGATGGACAATCGCGAGACCACCCTTGCCAAGCTTGCTGGCGCGTTCCAGGGTTCCTTGGCCAAGGCTGCCGGCCTCTTCCAGGCCCCGGCCTCCAAGACGGCTCGCCTTGTCGCTGCGCTGCAGGACAAGCAGGAAGCCGCGTAA
- the rplL gene encoding 50S ribosomal protein L7/L12 → MAKLSKDELIEQFKEMTLIELSEFLKEFEEVFDVTAAAPVAVAAAGAPAAGGEAAAEEKDEFDVVLEDAGDKKIGVIKVVRELVPGLGLKDAKEMVEGAPKAILEGANKDDAEAAKTKLEEAGAKVTLK, encoded by the coding sequence ATGGCAAAGCTCTCCAAGGACGAGCTCATCGAGCAGTTCAAGGAAATGACCCTCATCGAGCTCTCCGAGTTCCTCAAGGAGTTCGAGGAGGTCTTCGACGTGACCGCTGCCGCTCCGGTTGCTGTTGCAGCTGCGGGCGCTCCGGCCGCCGGCGGCGAGGCTGCCGCTGAGGAGAAGGACGAGTTCGACGTCGTCCTCGAGGACGCTGGCGACAAGAAGATCGGCGTGATCAAGGTTGTCCGCGAGCTCGTTCCGGGCCTGGGCCTGAAGGACGCCAAGGAGATGGTCGAGGGTGCCCCGAAGGCCATCCTCGAGGGCGCCAACAAGGACGACGCCGAGGCTGCGAAGACCAAGCTGGAAGAGGCTGGCGCGAAGGTCACCCTCAAGTAA
- a CDS encoding aldehyde dehydrogenase family protein: MGQAIVEECDFLMFTGSTATGTRLAQQAAASLIDYSMELGGKNAMIVAADANLDRAAEAAVHACFANSGQLCISIERIYVERPAAERFIPAFVEHAASMRVGPGRGWDVDMGAQISPEHTDRIEAFVNDALAKGATALTGGRRTGPAFFEPTVLIDVPPDADLHSQEVFGPVVYVEVVDTLEEAVARANATDYGLNSSVWAAPATARRLAGALESGTVNINEGYAPAWMALGAPMGGWKRSGMGRRHGEHGITKYTEPRNVTEMRWTTMSGLLGRAARRLG, translated from the coding sequence GTGGGCCAGGCCATCGTCGAAGAGTGCGACTTCCTCATGTTCACCGGCTCGACGGCGACGGGCACGCGGTTGGCGCAGCAGGCGGCGGCGAGCCTCATCGACTACTCCATGGAGCTCGGCGGCAAGAACGCGATGATCGTCGCCGCCGACGCCAATCTCGACCGCGCCGCCGAGGCCGCGGTGCACGCCTGTTTCGCCAACTCCGGCCAGCTGTGCATCTCCATCGAGCGCATCTACGTCGAGCGCCCCGCCGCCGAGCGCTTCATCCCCGCGTTCGTCGAGCACGCCGCGTCCATGCGCGTCGGCCCGGGCCGCGGGTGGGACGTGGACATGGGCGCGCAGATCTCGCCGGAACACACGGACCGCATCGAGGCGTTCGTGAACGACGCGCTGGCGAAGGGGGCCACCGCGCTCACCGGGGGCCGCCGCACCGGCCCGGCCTTCTTCGAGCCGACCGTGCTTATCGACGTCCCTCCGGACGCCGACCTGCACTCCCAGGAGGTCTTCGGCCCGGTGGTCTACGTCGAGGTGGTGGACACGCTCGAGGAGGCGGTGGCCAGGGCGAACGCCACGGACTACGGGCTGAACTCGTCGGTGTGGGCGGCTCCGGCGACAGCTCGTCGATTAGCGGGCGCCCTCGAGAGCGGCACCGTGAACATCAACGAGGGCTACGCCCCGGCGTGGATGGCGCTCGGCGCGCCGATGGGCGGGTGGAAGCGCTCGGGCATGGGGCGGCGCCATGGCGAGCACGGCATCACGAAGTACACGGAGCCGCGCAACGTCACCGAGATGCGCTGGACGACGATGTCGGGCCTGCTCGGCCGGGCAGCGCGGCGGCTGGGCTAG
- a CDS encoding DUF3068 domain-containing protein: MSVRNVAAPLAGLGVALAVAGLVAPHVLLTGARLPLALGDVTWTIEDPDGTRDGRPAPVTRQLHMEINDPADDDTASVRVGDTLRAGEAGSDFDNLVTASTWAYVMDRVSGAAVGDAELAAVMAMPATQVRLDGAWLKLPAPAGEQTVDVFDPVLRGAAPAEYAGEEEIAGRTVVRYTQHIASTNVAQRYADPRNTLTVDGARTFLFHAADRKLLVDRETGLVVGIDERVDDYYGDAAGRGVRNVVTYDGKADREDVETLVSRIGDAQPRLASRALWRGVAWTGALLALVGLAIALIPLVRSARRV, encoded by the coding sequence ATGTCTGTCCGCAATGTCGCCGCCCCGCTTGCCGGTCTCGGCGTGGCGCTTGCGGTGGCCGGGCTCGTCGCGCCGCACGTCCTGCTCACGGGCGCGCGCCTGCCGCTCGCCCTCGGCGACGTGACGTGGACGATCGAGGACCCGGACGGCACCCGCGACGGCCGCCCGGCGCCGGTGACGCGCCAGCTGCACATGGAGATCAACGACCCCGCAGACGACGACACGGCGAGCGTGCGCGTCGGCGACACCCTGCGCGCGGGCGAGGCGGGCTCCGACTTCGACAACCTCGTCACCGCGTCCACGTGGGCCTACGTCATGGACCGCGTCTCCGGCGCTGCGGTGGGGGACGCGGAGCTCGCCGCGGTGATGGCGATGCCGGCGACGCAGGTGCGTCTCGACGGCGCTTGGCTCAAGCTGCCCGCCCCCGCCGGGGAGCAGACGGTGGACGTCTTCGACCCCGTCCTGCGCGGCGCCGCGCCGGCGGAATACGCAGGCGAGGAGGAGATCGCCGGGCGGACGGTGGTCCGCTACACCCAGCACATCGCGTCGACGAACGTCGCCCAGCGCTACGCGGACCCGCGCAACACGCTCACGGTCGACGGCGCGCGCACGTTCCTCTTTCACGCCGCGGACCGGAAGCTGCTCGTGGACCGGGAGACGGGCCTGGTCGTGGGCATCGACGAACGCGTCGACGACTACTACGGCGACGCCGCGGGCAGGGGAGTGCGAAACGTGGTGACGTACGACGGCAAGGCGGACCGGGAGGACGTCGAGACGCTGGTGTCCCGGATCGGGGACGCGCAACCGCGACTCGCCTCGCGGGCGCTGTGGCGCGGCGTGGCGTGGACCGGTGCGCTGCTCGCGCTGGTGGGGCTCGCCATCGCGCTGATTCCGCTGGTGCGTTCGGCGCGTCGCGTTTGA